The Erythrobacter sp. Alg231-14 genome has a segment encoding these proteins:
- a CDS encoding copper resistance system multicopper oxidase: protein MPQLSRRKLITSTAALAAASSLAMPEWARGQSMAHARKGFGELSGEDINLSIGDAHLMTGGRSGHAFAVNGTVPGPLIRLREGQDIRLNVTNNLQEDSSIHWHGLLLPFQFDGVPGVSFPGIKPGETFTYEFPVRQNGTYWWHSHSGLQEQAGHYGPIIIESNDPDPRYDRDYVVLLSEFTPIHPHQIMRLLKVGEHYFQNQMQSATEGEMSGEMRRMWGQMRMNPRDIADVSGQTYTYLINGHGPSDDLQLEFKPGERVRLRVINGSAMTFFNVRIPGVPMTVIQTDGQDVDEVEVDEFQIGVAETYDVIVAPSDGSHAIVAEAMDRSGMGVASLTSHPGHIATPPALREIPTLTMTDMGMMDHAAMGHDMGNMDHDMRDTSLLPDDVEAGPGVDMVAPMPMDRMDFPGLGLDDVPHRVLRYTDLKAKRMNPHREVEREMEIHLTGNMERYMWSFDGKKFTAVTDEPIRFGYDERVRVKLVNQTMMAHPIHLHGHFFEMVNGADHMHQPLKHTMVVQPGGTATFDLTANEPGDWAFHCHLLYHMHAGMMQVVTVRPFPDGALG, encoded by the coding sequence ATGCCTCAACTTTCTCGCCGTAAACTGATTACCAGCACGGCCGCCCTAGCGGCGGCATCATCGCTTGCAATGCCTGAATGGGCTCGTGGCCAGTCGATGGCGCACGCACGCAAAGGCTTTGGCGAACTGTCAGGTGAAGACATCAACCTTTCAATCGGTGATGCGCATCTCATGACGGGTGGGCGCTCTGGGCATGCCTTTGCAGTGAATGGCACAGTGCCGGGGCCGCTAATCCGTTTGCGCGAGGGGCAGGACATTCGCCTCAATGTCACCAACAATCTGCAAGAAGACAGTTCGATCCACTGGCACGGCCTACTCTTGCCGTTTCAGTTCGATGGAGTGCCGGGTGTCAGTTTTCCCGGTATCAAGCCGGGCGAGACGTTCACCTATGAATTTCCGGTCCGTCAGAATGGCACCTATTGGTGGCACTCGCACTCCGGCCTTCAAGAGCAGGCGGGGCATTACGGCCCGATCATCATTGAGAGCAACGACCCTGACCCACGCTATGACCGCGACTATGTGGTCCTTTTGAGCGAGTTCACCCCGATCCACCCGCACCAGATCATGCGGCTTCTGAAGGTTGGAGAGCACTACTTTCAAAACCAGATGCAGAGCGCGACCGAAGGCGAGATGTCTGGCGAGATGCGGCGCATGTGGGGGCAGATGCGAATGAACCCGCGAGACATCGCGGATGTATCAGGCCAGACCTACACCTACCTTATCAACGGGCATGGGCCTTCCGATGATCTGCAATTGGAGTTCAAACCGGGCGAGCGTGTGCGGCTGCGGGTTATTAATGGCTCTGCCATGACCTTCTTCAATGTGCGCATCCCCGGCGTGCCAATGACAGTCATTCAAACCGATGGGCAGGACGTGGACGAGGTTGAGGTGGACGAGTTCCAAATCGGCGTTGCTGAAACCTATGACGTCATTGTCGCCCCGTCCGATGGCAGCCATGCCATTGTCGCAGAGGCAATGGACCGCAGCGGCATGGGCGTCGCCAGCCTCACCTCGCATCCCGGCCACATCGCTACGCCGCCAGCCCTACGCGAAATACCAACGCTGACGATGACCGATATGGGCATGATGGATCATGCCGCGATGGGACATGATATGGGCAATATGGACCACGATATGCGTGATACCTCGTTGCTGCCCGATGATGTCGAGGCAGGACCCGGCGTCGATATGGTCGCGCCGATGCCGATGGACCGCATGGACTTCCCCGGCCTCGGCCTAGACGATGTGCCACACCGCGTGCTGCGCTACACCGATTTAAAGGCCAAGCGTATGAACCCGCACCGCGAGGTTGAACGGGAGATGGAGATACATCTCACCGGGAACATGGAACGCTATATGTGGTCGTTCGATGGCAAGAAGTTCACTGCCGTAACCGATGAACCGATCCGCTTCGGTTATGACGAGCGTGTCCGCGTCAAGCTGGTCAATCAGACTATGATGGCGCACCCAATCCACCTGCACGGCCATTTTTTCGAGATGGTCAACGGAGCGGATCACATGCACCAACCCTTAAAGCACACGATGGTTGTCCAGCCGGGCGGCACCGCGACCTTTGATCTGACTGCCAATGAACCGGGCGACTGGGCCTTCCACTGCCACCTGCTCTATCACATGCATGCAGGGATGATGCAGGTTGTAACGGTGCGGCCATTCCCCGACGGGGCTTTAGGCTGA
- a CDS encoding metal-sensing transcriptional repressor, which translates to MANGTENVRSAKLNRLKRIEGQVRGVAQMVEDDRYCMDILHQIAAIKSALAKVETQVLKDHAACCVAEAITSGDEGEQREKFEELVDLLERTRK; encoded by the coding sequence ATGGCCAACGGCACCGAAAATGTTAGGAGCGCCAAGCTGAACCGCCTCAAGCGGATCGAAGGGCAAGTGCGCGGTGTTGCACAAATGGTCGAAGATGACCGCTACTGCATGGACATCCTGCACCAGATAGCCGCAATCAAATCAGCACTAGCGAAGGTCGAGACGCAGGTTCTCAAGGATCACGCGGCATGCTGCGTTGCAGAGGCCATCACCAGCGGTGACGAAGGTGAGCAACGCGAGAAGTTTGAGGAACTCGTGGACCTCTTGGAGCGGACGCGGAAGTAG
- the mutL gene encoding DNA mismatch repair endonuclease MutL: protein MPQIRRLPNALVNRIAAGEVVERPAAALKELVENAIDAGATRIGVALTDGGLTRLEVTDDGCGMDPDNMALALERHATSKLPDEAIELVSSLGFRGEALPSIASVARMTLESRVAGANDGWRKVIDHGELIEDGPAALPVGTRVRVEQIFAKVPARRKFLRTPRSEYIACLDIVRRLAMARPEIAFTLENGSEGKSRKALSTQVDEGLATRVSQIVARELKDNAVEIELERETPHGVMRLTGLAGLPTYNRGVADHQYLFVNGRPVKDRLLTGAVRGAYSDMLARDRHAVLALFLEIPPQDVDVNVHPAKTEVRFRDAAHVRGFIVSGLRKALATGDRRSAQGPDRAAMERWQQEPEQAPAMRSIFEGRDWSQNQPSPGSHVAEPRVDWGTAPATSHTDTALPQGRAEEAAPLPENAQQYPLGIARGQVANTYIVAESADGLILVDQHAAHERLVLERLKAAGAEEAVTRSQALLVPDVVEMDEADCDRLEDAAEGLARFGLTVERFGPAAMLVRAVPSAIAKADSGKLLQDLADDIAKHGKQEDSGSLLLSEKLELVLATMACHGSVRAGRVLNVTEMNALLREMEATPRSGQCNHGRPTWVKLGMDDVEKLFGRH from the coding sequence ATGCCCCAAATTCGCCGCCTTCCCAACGCTCTTGTGAACCGAATTGCCGCTGGTGAAGTGGTTGAACGGCCCGCTGCGGCATTAAAGGAGCTGGTCGAGAACGCGATTGATGCCGGTGCGACGCGAATCGGTGTTGCGTTGACAGATGGTGGATTGACCCGTTTGGAAGTGACCGATGACGGGTGTGGGATGGACCCTGACAACATGGCGCTCGCATTGGAACGGCATGCGACTTCGAAGTTGCCGGATGAGGCGATCGAATTGGTGTCTTCCCTCGGATTTCGTGGGGAAGCGTTGCCATCCATTGCCAGTGTCGCGCGGATGACATTGGAAAGCCGTGTGGCAGGCGCAAATGATGGGTGGCGCAAAGTCATCGATCACGGCGAACTAATCGAAGATGGTCCCGCAGCGCTGCCCGTCGGCACCCGAGTTCGGGTCGAGCAAATATTCGCAAAGGTCCCTGCGCGTCGCAAATTCCTACGCACCCCGCGCAGTGAATACATTGCATGCCTCGATATCGTACGGCGGCTTGCGATGGCGCGGCCCGAAATCGCGTTCACTTTGGAAAACGGATCAGAAGGCAAAAGCCGCAAGGCGTTGTCGACCCAAGTTGACGAAGGGTTGGCGACCCGTGTTTCGCAAATTGTTGCGCGGGAACTGAAAGACAACGCGGTTGAAATTGAGTTGGAGCGGGAAACGCCGCACGGGGTGATGCGTTTGACGGGACTGGCCGGATTGCCAACGTACAATCGCGGCGTCGCAGATCATCAATATCTATTTGTGAATGGTCGCCCTGTGAAAGATCGGTTGCTAACGGGGGCGGTGCGGGGCGCCTATTCCGATATGTTGGCACGCGATCGCCATGCGGTTTTAGCGCTTTTCCTCGAAATTCCACCGCAAGATGTGGATGTGAATGTCCATCCCGCCAAGACAGAAGTGCGATTTCGCGATGCTGCCCATGTGCGCGGCTTTATCGTTTCCGGCCTGCGCAAGGCATTGGCCACAGGCGACCGGCGCAGTGCACAGGGCCCGGACCGTGCGGCGATGGAGCGCTGGCAGCAAGAGCCCGAGCAAGCGCCAGCAATGCGTTCCATTTTCGAAGGCCGCGATTGGTCCCAAAACCAGCCATCACCCGGATCGCACGTCGCGGAACCGCGTGTGGATTGGGGAACTGCACCCGCTACCTCACATACAGACACAGCTCTACCGCAAGGTCGCGCCGAAGAAGCGGCACCACTGCCCGAAAATGCCCAACAATATCCGTTGGGGATAGCGCGCGGTCAGGTGGCGAACACGTATATCGTGGCGGAAAGCGCCGATGGGTTGATCCTAGTCGATCAACACGCCGCGCATGAACGGCTCGTGCTAGAGCGGTTGAAGGCGGCAGGCGCAGAAGAGGCGGTGACCCGATCACAGGCCTTGTTGGTGCCTGACGTCGTCGAAATGGACGAGGCAGATTGCGACCGTTTGGAAGACGCAGCGGAGGGGTTAGCGCGCTTTGGCTTGACGGTTGAGCGGTTCGGCCCCGCCGCGATGTTGGTGCGCGCGGTGCCCTCTGCGATTGCGAAAGCGGACAGCGGCAAACTGCTTCAAGACTTAGCCGACGACATCGCCAAACATGGGAAGCAAGAGGACAGCGGATCGCTGCTTCTTTCAGAAAAGCTCGAACTCGTGCTTGCGACAATGGCGTGTCATGGATCGGTGCGGGCAGGGCGGGTGCTCAACGTGACCGAAATGAACGCCCTACTGCGCGAGATGGAAGCAACCCCGCGATCAGGTCAATGCAATCATGGCCGGCCGACTTGGGTGAAGCTGGGTATGGACGATGTTGAGAAGCTGTTTGGACGGCATTGA
- a CDS encoding rod shape-determining protein MreB: MSFFANLFKFGSQNMAIDLGTANTLVYVQDQGIILDEPSVVAIETINGIKRVKAVGDDAKMMMGKTPDTIEAIRPLRDGVIADIEIAEEMIKHFIRKVHGKRNLFRYPEIVICVPSGSTSVEKRAIRDAASNAGASEVHLILEPMAAAIGADMPVTEPVGSMVVDIGGGTTEVAVLSLRGLAYTTSVRTGGDKMDEAIVSYVRRHHNLLIGDATAERIKKDYGIAMIPEDGAGESITLKGRDLVNGVPKEITINQAHIAEALSEPIGAIVEGVRIALENTAPELAADIVDQGIVLTGGGALIRRLDEHLREETGLPVSIAEDPLTCVAIGTGRAMEDPIYRGVLMTA; encoded by the coding sequence ATGAGCTTTTTTGCCAATCTGTTCAAATTTGGGTCGCAGAACATGGCCATCGACTTGGGGACCGCCAACACGCTTGTGTATGTGCAGGACCAGGGCATCATCTTGGACGAACCATCGGTTGTCGCGATCGAAACCATCAACGGTATCAAACGCGTCAAAGCGGTGGGCGATGATGCGAAGATGATGATGGGCAAGACCCCGGACACCATCGAAGCAATCCGCCCTTTGCGTGATGGCGTTATCGCCGACATCGAAATCGCGGAAGAGATGATCAAACACTTCATCCGCAAGGTGCACGGCAAACGCAATCTGTTCCGCTATCCCGAAATCGTGATTTGTGTGCCGTCGGGCTCTACATCGGTTGAGAAGCGCGCCATCCGCGACGCGGCGTCCAACGCCGGCGCATCCGAAGTGCACCTTATCCTTGAACCAATGGCCGCCGCTATTGGCGCCGATATGCCGGTTACTGAACCGGTGGGTTCGATGGTCGTAGATATTGGTGGCGGGACAACCGAGGTTGCGGTCCTATCCTTGCGCGGATTGGCATACACTACGTCGGTACGCACAGGCGGCGATAAGATGGACGAAGCCATCGTTTCCTATGTCCGTCGACATCACAACCTGCTGATCGGCGACGCGACGGCGGAACGCATCAAAAAGGATTACGGCATCGCCATGATCCCAGAAGACGGCGCAGGCGAAAGCATCACGTTGAAGGGCCGCGATCTTGTGAACGGCGTGCCCAAAGAAATCACTATCAACCAGGCACACATCGCAGAGGCTCTTTCGGAACCGATTGGTGCGATTGTCGAAGGCGTTCGGATCGCGTTGGAAAACACCGCCCCGGAATTGGCCGCCGATATCGTGGATCAAGGCATCGTTCTGACCGGCGGCGGGGCATTGATCCGCCGTTTGGACGAACATCTTCGCGAAGAAACCGGTCTGCCTGTTTCCATCGCCGAAGACCCGTTGACCTGTGTTGCGATCGGCACGGGTCGGGCCATGGAAGATCCGATTTATCGCGGCGTCTTAATGACAGCCTAA
- the mreC gene encoding rod shape-determining protein MreC, translating into MAPPTSRRSGFSKKQQYSVFTGYLLATLGALVGLGLLAISLWQPSLFQPLRGAATDAVSPVGQATATARAGGNNTWDTISGYWNAGGQNAELRREVEIARIRLAEAEAVETENRRLKALLGLADEEITPIVSARLVGSSASSARRFAYIGVGESDGVATGMPVHSERGVIGRVLETARGSSRVLLLTDSESVLPVRRASDQTVAFAEGRGDGLLRIRLINLGLNPLEIGDVFVTSGAGGYYRPGVAVAVLSEITSDGGIARLIAEPSATNYIVVEPIYEPLAVEASGVRERDDLSELESAATTDSGSGEAGSDNGASTGSDAEPGE; encoded by the coding sequence ATGGCGCCGCCAACATCGCGTCGATCGGGCTTTTCGAAAAAGCAGCAATATTCGGTCTTTACCGGGTATCTGTTGGCGACGCTTGGCGCCTTAGTCGGATTGGGTCTTCTGGCGATATCTCTTTGGCAACCATCCTTGTTCCAACCGTTGCGCGGTGCGGCCACCGATGCAGTCTCTCCCGTAGGACAAGCGACTGCCACGGCCCGTGCGGGCGGTAACAACACGTGGGATACGATATCGGGCTATTGGAACGCGGGCGGGCAAAACGCCGAATTGCGCCGGGAGGTGGAGATTGCCCGAATCCGATTGGCCGAAGCCGAAGCGGTAGAAACCGAAAATCGTCGATTGAAGGCCTTGCTTGGTCTCGCAGACGAGGAAATTACTCCGATTGTGTCTGCGCGCTTGGTGGGCTCCAGCGCGTCGAGCGCGCGGCGGTTCGCCTATATTGGTGTTGGTGAAAGCGACGGCGTGGCCACGGGTATGCCGGTCCATTCCGAACGAGGCGTTATCGGACGTGTTTTGGAAACGGCGCGCGGTTCGTCGCGTGTCCTGCTTTTGACTGACAGCGAAAGCGTGCTGCCCGTGCGGCGGGCATCGGACCAAACGGTGGCCTTCGCAGAGGGGCGCGGTGATGGCTTACTGCGCATTCGCCTCATCAATCTGGGCCTCAACCCATTAGAGATCGGCGATGTCTTCGTGACGAGCGGCGCCGGAGGATATTACCGACCTGGTGTAGCGGTTGCTGTGTTGAGCGAAATTACATCAGATGGCGGAATCGCTCGGTTGATCGCGGAACCTTCGGCTACAAATTACATCGTTGTTGAGCCGATTTACGAACCGCTGGCTGTGGAAGCATCCGGCGTGCGTGAACGCGACGACCTTAGCGAACTGGAATCCGCCGCAACCACGGATAGCGGATCGGGCGAAGCCGGTTCGGATAACGGAGCAAGCACCGGGTCCGATGCGGAGCCGGGTGAGTGA
- a CDS encoding rod shape-determining protein MreD: protein MIDRLATPHQRRAYGRGGINRVTSPWRANTVPYASIMLGSLLPIWILADVMPVAPPLGYMIFLCWRVMRPGLMPLWVGVPLGAFDDLFSGQPFGSAIFLWSITMIALELIETRFPWRGFWQDWFTAGLAMILYVISAMVVSGASVTEHLVVAAVPQMIFCVLLYPLFARLIAWLDKFRLSRSRRIG, encoded by the coding sequence GTGATCGATCGGCTGGCCACCCCGCATCAACGCCGCGCCTATGGTAGAGGCGGCATCAACCGCGTTACATCGCCATGGCGCGCCAACACCGTGCCATACGCCTCCATCATGCTGGGATCGCTGTTGCCAATATGGATATTGGCCGATGTGATGCCCGTCGCCCCGCCATTGGGGTATATGATTTTCCTGTGCTGGCGAGTGATGCGGCCGGGGCTGATGCCATTGTGGGTGGGCGTGCCGTTGGGCGCGTTCGACGATCTGTTCAGCGGGCAACCGTTTGGAAGTGCCATTTTTCTTTGGTCCATCACGATGATCGCGCTCGAGTTGATCGAAACACGGTTTCCATGGCGCGGTTTTTGGCAGGATTGGTTCACCGCCGGTCTAGCCATGATCTTGTATGTCATCTCAGCTATGGTGGTTTCTGGTGCATCTGTGACTGAACATTTGGTGGTGGCCGCGGTGCCACAGATGATATTTTGCGTCCTTCTCTACCCGCTATTTGCGCGGTTGATCGCTTGGTTGGATAAATTCCGACTGTCCCGATCAAGGAGGATCGGTTGA
- the mrdA gene encoding penicillin-binding protein 2, translating into MKHTFDRRAVVVGGLQYGVGILLAARMGYLAIAENEKYRLESESNRVNLTLIPPRRGWILDRNGAPLASNRADFRVDVIPERLTDADAMLDQIGGLLGLEPDRITDLKTEVAASRGFAPIEVASGLDYEQFAALSVRLPDMQGVVPQRGFSRFYPTASSVGHLIGYVGPANAEEYEEDRNPILITPGHKIGKDGLEKQFEQDLRGVPGARRVEVTAGGRIVRDLETRDDIQGDPVRLTIDGPLQDYAARRIGLESGSVVVMDCLTGDLLCMASMPSFDPNSFSDGIGSVEYSMLREDRRVPLRNKVLKGLYPPGSTVKPMHCMAFLKAGVKPTDTIVCGGGRRIGNRFFNCHSNHGVVDMDKAIAQSCDSYFYHFAQAVGFDQVATMAKDLGMGQEFPLPVTSQFYGTVPTPDWKFNKFGREWQPFDTVNASIGQGYYLASPLQLAVMSARLATGRRLNPRLILGGVQEDPLSYNFNSEEIGHIRQAMSNVVNGAGTARRARLPLPDVQIAGKTGTAQVVSLSVSNGRTGPWKYRDHGLFTFFAPTENPRYAGAVVIEHGGGSGSAYPIARDVMTFLFDPQKGLDALRSLEQQWGGTAQERLEKNYAAYAAERGATVAPPPRRDEEIFDRVEAEARVAAQQSEKIADEFVAPREGQY; encoded by the coding sequence TTGAAACATACATTCGACCGGCGCGCCGTGGTTGTCGGCGGGTTGCAATACGGCGTGGGCATATTGTTGGCCGCGCGTATGGGCTATCTCGCCATAGCCGAGAATGAAAAATACCGGCTGGAATCCGAAAGCAATCGGGTAAACCTCACCTTGATCCCGCCGCGACGGGGTTGGATCCTGGATCGCAATGGCGCCCCGCTCGCCTCCAATCGTGCCGATTTCCGCGTGGATGTCATCCCGGAACGATTGACCGATGCCGACGCAATGTTGGATCAAATCGGTGGGCTACTTGGGCTGGAACCCGATCGCATCACTGACCTCAAAACCGAAGTCGCCGCTTCGCGTGGGTTTGCGCCAATCGAGGTCGCCAGCGGATTGGATTATGAACAATTCGCCGCGCTCAGCGTGCGTCTCCCCGATATGCAGGGCGTGGTTCCCCAACGCGGTTTTTCTCGGTTCTATCCGACCGCATCCAGCGTGGGCCATCTGATCGGCTATGTTGGTCCCGCCAACGCCGAAGAATACGAAGAAGACCGCAATCCCATCTTGATCACGCCGGGCCATAAGATCGGCAAAGACGGATTGGAGAAACAGTTTGAACAGGACTTGCGCGGGGTGCCGGGTGCTCGCCGTGTCGAAGTCACCGCCGGCGGACGGATCGTGCGCGATCTGGAAACGCGCGACGATATTCAAGGCGATCCGGTTCGGTTGACCATTGATGGTCCCCTACAAGATTACGCCGCGCGCCGGATCGGCCTTGAAAGCGGATCGGTCGTGGTGATGGATTGTCTCACCGGCGACCTTTTGTGCATGGCGTCCATGCCCAGTTTCGATCCGAACAGCTTTTCCGACGGGATCGGGAGTGTGGAATATTCCATGTTGCGCGAAGATCGCCGGGTGCCATTGCGCAACAAGGTTTTGAAAGGTCTCTATCCACCGGGATCGACCGTAAAGCCGATGCATTGCATGGCATTCTTGAAGGCAGGGGTAAAGCCAACCGATACGATTGTGTGCGGCGGTGGGCGGCGGATCGGCAATCGCTTCTTTAACTGTCACAGCAATCACGGCGTTGTCGATATGGACAAAGCCATTGCCCAATCGTGCGACAGCTATTTCTATCATTTCGCCCAAGCTGTTGGCTTTGATCAGGTTGCGACGATGGCCAAGGACCTGGGCATGGGTCAGGAATTTCCGCTGCCCGTCACCAGCCAGTTTTACGGCACGGTCCCGACACCGGATTGGAAATTCAATAAGTTCGGACGCGAATGGCAACCGTTTGACACAGTGAACGCGTCAATCGGGCAAGGGTATTACCTGGCCAGCCCTTTACAATTGGCGGTGATGAGCGCGCGTCTTGCCACGGGTCGTCGGCTTAACCCGCGTTTGATCCTTGGTGGGGTGCAAGAAGATCCGCTCAGCTACAATTTCAACAGCGAGGAAATCGGCCATATCCGTCAGGCCATGAGCAATGTCGTCAACGGTGCGGGCACCGCTCGGCGCGCGCGCCTGCCCCTGCCCGACGTACAGATTGCGGGCAAAACGGGCACGGCTCAGGTTGTTTCATTGAGCGTTTCAAACGGCCGCACGGGACCATGGAAATATCGCGATCACGGCCTCTTCACATTCTTCGCGCCAACCGAAAACCCCCGATACGCCGGGGCCGTTGTGATTGAACACGGCGGTGGTTCGGGTTCCGCCTATCCCATTGCTCGTGACGTGATGACATTCTTGTTTGACCCGCAAAAAGGGTTGGATGCGCTCAGATCGCTCGAACAACAATGGGGCGGCACCGCACAGGAACGGTTGGAGAAGAATTACGCAGCATACGCCGCGGAAAGAGGCGCAACGGTTGCGCCCCCTCCCCGTCGCGACGAAGAGATTTTTGACAGGGTCGAGGCAGAAGCCCGCGTTGCCGCGCAGCAATCTGAGAAAATTGCCGACGAATTTGTTGCTCCGCGCGAAGGGCAATACTGA
- the rodA gene encoding rod shape-determining protein RodA has product MQSARGGIIPEPIARQPWSMLIPLFLLVAFGAAVLYSAAGGSMTPYASSHLIRFSVFLVMASVIASLPRNFVRFMTYPAYIVVLLMLLAVEILGQVRGGSQRWLDLGFMDLQPSELMKPVIVVTLAHYFSSLPVGMIASWRALVVPGALIGMPVGLVLLQPDLGTSLAIVFGGGVVMLLAGLPMRWFLTGGAAAIAAAPLVFFFGLQDYQQRRVMTMFDPEADALGAGYHIAQSKIAIGSGGIFGKGFNNGSQSHLQYLPEPHTDFVFATMAEEWGLVGGLFVLAVFSIILRWGLSVARDNRDRFSNLLAAGMAATIFFYIAVNLLMVMGMAPVVGIPLPFMSHGGSSMMTNMICIGAMMMVNRWNRNAPRGGLSS; this is encoded by the coding sequence ATGCAAAGCGCACGCGGCGGCATTATCCCCGAACCCATCGCCCGACAGCCATGGAGCATGTTGATCCCCTTGTTTCTGCTGGTCGCATTCGGGGCTGCGGTTCTGTATTCGGCGGCGGGCGGTTCAATGACCCCCTATGCTTCATCGCATCTTATCCGGTTCAGCGTGTTCTTGGTGATGGCATCGGTGATCGCATCGTTACCCCGCAATTTTGTGCGGTTCATGACCTACCCCGCCTATATCGTCGTTTTGCTGATGTTGTTGGCGGTTGAAATTTTGGGTCAGGTGCGCGGCGGCAGTCAGCGGTGGCTGGACCTTGGGTTTATGGATCTTCAGCCATCCGAATTGATGAAACCCGTGATCGTCGTGACGTTGGCGCATTACTTCTCAAGCCTTCCCGTCGGTATGATAGCCAGTTGGCGGGCATTGGTCGTGCCGGGGGCATTGATCGGCATGCCCGTCGGTCTGGTATTGCTGCAGCCGGATTTGGGAACATCACTTGCGATTGTGTTCGGCGGCGGCGTCGTCATGTTGTTGGCAGGATTGCCGATGCGTTGGTTCTTAACCGGCGGAGCGGCAGCCATCGCAGCAGCGCCGCTGGTGTTCTTCTTTGGCTTGCAGGATTATCAACAGCGCCGGGTGATGACGATGTTCGACCCCGAAGCCGACGCGCTGGGCGCTGGATATCACATCGCCCAATCCAAAATTGCGATCGGATCGGGCGGCATCTTTGGCAAAGGGTTCAACAACGGGTCGCAAAGCCATTTGCAATATCTGCCCGAACCCCACACCGATTTCGTTTTTGCCACTATGGCGGAGGAATGGGGTTTGGTCGGGGGGCTGTTTGTGCTCGCCGTGTTCAGCATTATTTTGCGCTGGGGCTTGTCCGTTGCGCGGGACAACAGGGATCGGTTCTCCAACTTGCTCGCTGCCGGCATGGCCGCGACGATATTCTTCTACATCGCGGTCAATTTGTTGATGGTCATGGGAATGGCCCCGGTCGTTGGCATACCGCTTCCGTTTATGAGCCATGGGGGGTCATCAATGATGACCAACATGATTTGTATCGGCGCGATGATGATGGTCAATCGGTGGAACCGCAACGCCCCGCGCGGCGGCTTATCGAGCTAG
- a CDS encoding helix-turn-helix transcriptional regulator: MQRFFDQIEALTDIGAVLRFARDTCWAQGVVRMSYHVTPLFDEPTSQTPAVYTEGYSPEWLALYQDEEFRKDDPIPQRVLRHGGMMTWKDAMDAGQNSPGNDAYFSQMLRHGLIHGFGVPLFGPGGRDAYCAFDFDRAVSEVPSGPMGIVRSVAQSCHQRICILLDESAQVPALSEREIEVLTWTAKGKSVSAIATILDLSPDTVKTYSKRIYVKLDVSDRVGAVVKALRLGLVRI; the protein is encoded by the coding sequence ATGCAGCGGTTTTTCGACCAGATCGAGGCTTTGACCGACATCGGCGCGGTGCTCCGTTTCGCGCGCGATACTTGCTGGGCACAAGGCGTCGTCCGCATGAGTTATCACGTGACACCGTTGTTCGACGAACCGACTTCCCAGACGCCCGCTGTCTACACCGAGGGGTACAGCCCGGAATGGCTTGCGCTTTATCAGGATGAGGAATTCCGGAAGGACGACCCCATTCCGCAACGGGTTTTGCGCCACGGTGGGATGATGACCTGGAAAGATGCCATGGACGCCGGACAGAACAGTCCGGGCAATGACGCATATTTTTCCCAGATGCTGCGCCACGGATTGATCCACGGGTTTGGTGTTCCGTTGTTTGGTCCGGGCGGCCGCGACGCGTATTGCGCGTTTGATTTCGATCGAGCGGTATCAGAGGTGCCCAGCGGTCCAATGGGCATTGTTCGCAGCGTGGCGCAATCGTGCCATCAACGGATCTGTATTCTGCTGGATGAGAGTGCCCAAGTCCCCGCTTTGTCCGAACGAGAAATCGAAGTGTTGACGTGGACCGCTAAGGGAAAATCGGTCAGCGCCATTGCTACGATCCTCGATTTGTCGCCGGACACGGTGAAAACCTATTCCAAAAGGATCTACGTCAAATTGGACGTTAGCGACCGTGTTGGTGCGGTTGTGAAGGCGTTAAGATTGGGCTTGGTTCGGATTTGA